A window of Glycine soja cultivar W05 chromosome 13, ASM419377v2, whole genome shotgun sequence genomic DNA:
ATGAGTCTTGGCCTAGtctttccattttattttgatctcttttttaatgatatttggAGTGATTTGCTTTGGGTTCTTCTCATAAGAGTGCCAATATAGTTGAGATACTTATGTTTTCACGTCGACAGTCactctaattttataaaaaaaaattctgtaaaaaaataagatcaaactgataaaaaaaagtttaaccctgtaattattatatcagaaaaaaaatattctcttcattttttaagaaagaaatctcatccttaaattagttttaatactAATTATAATCTATTAAATAAAGTGGAATTTGTTTCATCAATTGTTTTGACAGGTTGGATTTATActgttttctaaattttgtgTCAGCAGTTGACGAGTTTACTTTGGAatctcaaattaaataattataaagacCAAATTCTCTGAACTGCAGTGATACTTTCACTGATGTTAATAAAAAATCCGGCCTTAATTTTTGGCGTATTTTCATTATTGTCAAAGAGTTTATGAGATGCAAATGTGTAGATAGAGAGATAGATTGCGACTTTGGATGTCAACCCTTCTAACCATAATCAAGttgaattaataataatgaaagaaatttgtTTCTTGCACAAGGATTGCTGTCGTCTTCGTAAATTTACCAATTATGCATTTCACCATTTGAGACTTTAGTTGCTGCTAAATTCTAAATACTGTGAGTGCGTGACCCAAAGAGTGTGCAAATGTAGCCTCAGATACTGAAAATTCATGGGCCATTGTACATGTTACGAAAATTAAAATCTTGCACGCTTATAACATTACTCAAATCGATAACcttaaattgaatgaaaaaaaaaattaaaaaacaacgaATTGGGGTGAGAGAGGCTCGAACTCTCGACCTCAGGATAACTCAGAAGCTATGAGACCTACGCGCTAGCCAACTGCGCCACCACCCCTTGTTATTAGATtgatcattattaatattattatattttcaaagaatgattgactgaaaaatgattcacttatccaattttaattttaagttattttttttttctgacttgcatctttattattattttatcattgtgTTGAGTTATTTTAGTGTCTAAAATGGACAGCGCATAAGGCACTGCTATTAGCCCAAGAACAATGTGACCCACCCAATTCTTACTTTGTAGGCATGcccattttaaaatgtttttgggCGTAGGAAgggacatcagaattcacaacACTGGTTCGGGATCCCAATTTATTCTGgccagaaaaaaaagaaaaagaagagaaaagtaaaaatgaTCTAACTAGTTTTGGGCCCTTAAATCCAATCTAAAGCTCGCATCTTGAACAGTTCACTTTTTGGACCATCGGCATCCTCTCTTCTAATTGCAAACCCcccaaaaaaagacaaatcgAAATTACGTTTAACTTCacaaaaatacaagaaaaaataagttatacactaataatataaataattttaggtGGTCATCCAattcaataataaattgttttgtattataaatcattgacttttataataattattgtaaaagttatacaaatcataatttctaattaattaacaatgtaaatttttttatattaataatatatggtCATTAAATTCTAATTACAAATTGAATTGAGTTTGTTTTCACATATTTACTTACAATACCTTGAAGATGTGAAAAATTAGagcttttttatgtaaaaaaatagtagttaagattataattaaatacacacatatagataataatattttattttattatctaaagTGAGTCTCTCATTTCGAATAttgtatttgttaaaaataagtgAAATTAATCTGCAGATTCTTtaactattttgaaaattctTAATTACGTTTCTAAATaactttgttttttctattaGATTCGTAGGcttctatttattttcttaattaggtCATGGCTTCATTCTCTTCCATAACAAAAACTTTTTTCACGCATGTACACtagaattatgttaaaaaattattctcagTCTACGTTatcatataacattttttacaccTGAAAAAAACTCACCTTAAAATGGCAAGTCAGGTTCGAGACTTGGCATCGAACACAACTcctgaaaaaaaactaaaagctaaaaaaacaataaaaaaatattttagagactgtttgtcttcttttttctttttttttttaaaaaaaacttttgcatGCTTTTTCCTACTAATAATTACAATATAgcatattattttaactttattttttgggttaaaaaattatataataatgattaaaatgccaaaatattaattcttatttattacattttctcaactttcaactttcaagtcATCACTCTTTAAAGTGATTAACTTTCTCAtctacctttttttttccaatgtgCCATATCACTTTGAGAGAAGACttctttttaatctattttcaaTGCGCCACATGACTTTGTCTACACCAAACATCCtgtatcttaaatttttttattttttatttttcagatattctttattgtttaaatttatctttttaatttatttttgcataataaaataaaatatttatttatttctacaaTAAATACATATCCTTTTACACTTTATTTCTTATGACACATTGTttcacaattaattaataaattatatatatatatatatatatatatatatatatatatatatatatatatatattcacatatgtGTGggtgttttaattaaaatttttaaattttatctaaattcaaaataattattgcaTGCAGAGAAAATTTATTCGTTGTTTCCATTATTTACCGAACAAATTCTCAAGAACAAAGTAAAAACTAAGTACTAATCTTgcagttattaattataatataaacaaatatatacttatattttttcgAAATCAATCATGCCCACAAAAGCTAATATGGGCATATGACACTAAAATTTGATTCTGAATCAATTTTGGTTTGATTATGAAGTGGATGGCATATGATGCAACACATTTTCCCAAACTTCACACTACCaaatggaaataaaattttCCTTGCAGGTAATTGAATTGTCATCTTAATATGTGTAACATATCCTATCTTCTTCTCACACCTCTCTTTTGTGTTCTCACATAATATGTGTAACATCCTAAATTTATCCATAAATCACTTCTTCACGGAAGGTGGACTTGAGTTCAATTGCAAAAGCTCCGAAACAAACCACaatgaatttcttttttattttggtaagaAGAGCTAGTTAATTGATTTGGTCAATTTCACATTCAGCTTCTCATAGAATGATAATTgctttagttataaaaaatacatcatcatACTCGGTGAGGAACAACTGTATATAAGTAAATCTGGAAGTATATGACATCTTTTTTTCTTGCCcctggccttttcctttttgggCTAGAAAAGTTGTACATGATCTTTGGGGACTAGCTAGGACTATTAGCCAGCCTCAGTTCATTAGAGGACCATTGAGATTGTAAGTTGGTAACGTGGATGATGTCTCAATAATTAAAGCTttcatttatttccttttacttTTGGTCTGCCAATTAAAAGAACAAGGAAAATTGTTTACAGTGGTTTTATAATTTCCAAGAATAACTGTTTAGAATATGGTTTACCAATTGCCAAGAACAACTTCCACACATCTTCATATATATTTGATGACCGAAGACATACAAGAGGGTAGATTTTCACAGTCCAATTTCCCACAGTTCtgtgttaatttttgtttttcataggTAAATGAGATTGAGACACATCAAATATATCTGGATCCCCTGCTATTCATTTAAATTGCattatgatgttgatgttgcaGCACTACACTATACAAGTCACTATGCATTAAGGGACAAGCTTGGGACTGTGTGTGGTTGAATTGAGTTGTGcaacaaaataataactttGCAATAATTAAAAACTCTCTCTCTACATTTGTTAGTTATACAGTTGCAATCATGGAAATGAGAACCCCAATTGCTAGGAGCACTACTAACTTCCCACGCTCACAAGTTCTACTAATCGGAACCTGTCTAGCTGAATTCTCATAGCAAAATTTGTCATTAGGTATAAtcaatttttagaaattattacGGAAGCTTCTTCTATCTTTAGGTGATTAGATTGCGAAAGGTCTTTATCTAAGTTTGTGACAAAAAGGTAACGATGTTAAGTGTTTGAATCTCATTAGATCCAAAATGACAATGAAAGGGGAGAGAATAgaatatgataaatatatatttataacttataattattatgtattttttattagtaaatattagtggttagttattaattttttcttaatggaAAAATCAAACTAtgacttttctctttttttttttttatcattaagtcAACTTTAGAATTCCTATAATTATTATGTTTGAAGTAGTCCAGTTGACAATTGTGAATAATTGAAAGTTGAACTTTGTGGTAGTGATAAAATCCTGTTCCTGGCATTCACTATGTGGAGTCAATGGAGGCCAAAAGAAGAAACCATCATTTGGGAGTGGAGAAATGAAAAATGAGACCCCAAAGTGGAAGTGTATAAGGAAGAATAGAATTAGGAGGAGAACATATATGAATGCATGGTTTATACgttaaaaacaatatatatggGGAAACAAGTGATGATGGAAGGGGTTAAATGAAGAAGATTGATTGGTGGGTATTGGTGTGATGAATTAGCGAGGTTGGGGTGGGGGGTCATGgcttataaataataatgttgTGAAAGGGTTCGTCCCAAAAGCCCTTGAGTATAAAAGAGAGGAGATGGAAATCCAGCTCATAGTAGTTCTTCAACACTGATAGGACCCCACGTGGAGAGGACTGCCAGTTCACGGACTCGTTTGTTTtgcagggtttttttttttttaacataaaaaccACAGGGTCCTTATAGCTGTCTCCTCGTCCCTAACGCTGGCAACAAGCTAAGATAATGACTCCTTCtgcctctctctttctctatgTGTGTGTTACTCTGTTGTTTGGGGGGGGGGTGGTTGTGCTCATGGTTTTCCTTGGTTCACTAGCAAACAGTCATGGTGAAAAACTATGTATGATCATTTTGGGTGAATTAATCAATAAGTTTTTTATGTGAGtgaaattaagattttaaattcgaatgaatgaaaaaattatatgaaatgagaaattctattaaaaataattaatcagatTATCTGATagagattaattattattgacAAAACTAATGGTGAGAGGAAaaagatttattaaaaatgatcagTCAAATTCTTCTATTGATATTAATCATCATtgacaaaatcaatatataCTTTACACctaattatctaaaaaattttgaatgaattaagatattcttaTGTGGAAAATTAAAGACTAATATCTCAAATATTAATATTCATTTAAAGAATTGatctcttttaataatttttttcttatacatgAACTTAGATTTTAAGAAATAGAATTATTTATCAATCATATTACAATGTATTGATACTATATATGATCATTAATGTACAAGAAAAGAAGAGTGCCAAACATGTATAATCCAACTAAGACTTTAGAGGGGTGGAGGAATTAAATAAggtaagataaaataaaatcattcttGAATCCAATACACTTGTTAATTGGTTGCCAGGAGACGTGTGACTTTGTGTTGTAGCGTGTGGACAAGATAATGGTCTACCATTAGTAATAAAATAAGACGGATATTAGCTTGATATTAACAACTGCTAATGATGCGATTGATGAGAGAATGATACGGTGGTGATCTATATTATCGTAACagtctttaattttgttttcatcgTAGCCGCATAATGGCTTCCTTGAACATGACTTCCTATCCAGCAATAATCAACAACTCCAAGTTTcaaccaaaatttaaataaatagttaaatgaattaaaaataaagagcaAAAGTATATCCTTTCTTTCAAACCTAACTGTAACTGTTCCCATTTATTTTGGTTGATTTGCTGTGTAATAGCCTATGATTAGCGGATTTGGGGTCATGTGGGATATACTTTGGTCccatcataaagaaaaaaaggtgtAACCATGATTGGTCCAGTTAATAACCCGAGCACATGATCTATGATCAAATATAATTAACCAACGAAAGGAAGGTCaaattgaaaactaaatttgtttttactttGTACATTATATATCATATGCGCATAACTTTCGCTGCCACAAACACCTTGGAAAAAGGAAGCTGActgagtaaaaatttcagctgcTTCATTCCATGTGTAAACCAAAGCTGCCAACTACAGCACGCACCCTTTCTTATTATATACATTACACAACTTCTTCTTTTCATGTAAAAAGAAGCATCTGATCATGATCAGAGGGTTCATATCTTTTGTTGTTggaaaactaatatttttacaattatatgtccttatgttttttttagagagaatCCTATTTAAAATAGACattaaatataaacatttttcttaataaaaattcaaacccTAATTTGTGAAGTAATTGTTAGGGGTTGCCTTTTGTATCCTTTTGTTTCTTAGCAtggataaacatttttttttcacagttatccttttgttttattttaaacaatactGTTTGAAATAATGTTGGTATAAGTTGTTAAGTATTGTTAGAAAAAAAGTGGTTAAGTATTTAGAACAaactttcatctttttcatgAGTGTGTTTGAATTCTTTTGACACCACTTTTTCTGTTTAGTGGATAGTCCATCTTAAAGAAGATCCTTCGACGCCTAAGTAGTAAGGACAAGTTGAGTAATTACAATTGGATGAAAATGCAATAATCTTTTATGTGAAAGTCTGTTGGCAGTACACCATGTCAATAGCGTCATACTTAATAGTATTAGGAGTGTCTTTCCATTcaactattttaattaacaaaaataaaatactatcaTCCATTAAATATAGACATTTTTCTTAACCGAAATTCAAACCTTAATTAGTGTCATTTTTATCGGGACTTGACCTTCCTACCCTTTTGTTTCTTAGCATGGAtaatcattttgttttcaaacaagAGAATAATatgcttttttaaaataaacataggCTAGGTTGGGATGTAATGTGCTAGGGAATGAGAAATGGGGggtgagaagaaggagaaggacaAGGAAAAAAGACTAGTTTAagtcaaaacagaaaaattgaTTGGATGGTGGGAGAGTATATTAATGCAGAGACAGAGGGGAAACACTTCAAGTGAGATAGTAACGCAGCTGTCACTTGTTGTGAAATACTACGAAGCCCACAACcctctcttccttctctcttTGGCAGCAATTAGAGTTTGCAGCTGTCAGATCCCTTTCtctctcctccaccaccactacCCTTTTTCTCaagcctttttttcttttctcttaaaataataataataataataatgtattttatattataaaattaacaatccccttttattttcctttccatattttttctttcttgttttaatTAACCAACTTCTCTGtcacaaacaaccatcaaataATAACGATACCACACCATCATAAACCATACCCACCACCACCCTTTTCCCCTTATTAGCCCCTCTCTTCAAATTCAATGATTCCTCTGTCGTAAGAAGAAGAAGTGGGTGTTGTTGAATGGTGGAGAAGGAGAACTACAACTACAAggcacaagaagaagaagaaagtggcAGAGACGACAACTCATGAATAACTAGAGATCAGAAGAAACAAggaaacacatacacacactttgGAGCTGAACTAGCTTTTTTTCATGCATGAACAAGGACACCCTATATTATTTCTTCCTTTGAAACACCATGGCTTACCCACATTACCGATCACAGTTCGGAGACACAACGTTCACTAAGGTCTTCGTTGGAGGCCTAGCTTGGGAGACTCCAACCGAAGAAATGCGCAAATATTTTGAGCAGTTTGGAGACATTCTTGAAGCTGTCATTATCACTGATAAGAACACAGGAAAATCTAAAGGCTACGGATTCGtatgtctctctctctcacacacacactttaCTTTGCCTTTGATTCTTTTTTCACTGCAACGTGTGTTGTGTTGTTTGATTTGATCCTCATTACACACAAAACTTGTCCCTATATAAACACAATAAACAACAGGTAACCTTCCGTGATCCAGAATCAGCTAGAAGGGCATGTACTGATCCAAACCCAGTTATTGATGGAAGAAGAGCAAATTGTAACATTGCTTCTCTAGGAAGACCTAGACCATCACCACCTAGAGGTTAATtaatttcactttcttttcttttatttgcattTTGTATCTCACAATGttataaacataataattatcatCATACTACCTCCgttcttttcttataaataggaaAGAAAGGTAGTACGATATATGATTAAACTTAggatatatgtatataataaatGTAACATAATGTTTTGTTAATTCCTTGATCAAATTTGAGGTTGTGTCTTGTGGGGTGGTAATGCAGGAAGAGGTACATTCCAAGGAGGAGGAGCACCAGGGACGACAGCAGCGTCGTACGGTGGTGTGCCAGCGGCAGGACCACCGCCGGCACTGGCGCCTCCACCACCGCCGCTAGTTTACCCGCCATATGGgtaagtgagtgagtgagttaGCTTTGTTCATTTACTGTGGGCATTTATTATTACCCATGTCTGTCACTCACAGTCAAAGGGGAACTGGTCCATGGCATTAATTGAGAACTGCATATAGACGCACACATTGCTCTCTACATATGTCGCTTGACTGCTCCCCCCCAATTACAGTAGGTCTTGGTGACAGCGTGAAAATCCTCACGTATCATATCACCATTAAAAGTACACACAAGGCCAAACTTTCAACAACCATCATGTGCATTTTTTTCCCCCTAGTTTCCTTCATCTTGTTTTTTAACCACTACCCCTCACCATAAAGCTTAATCAATTGTGTTTCCTCCTTTCTTATGAGTTGTTGATCAACCACTACATTGCATATTTATACATGAATTTGTATAtacagtaaaaacaaaaaatgtttattacattaaaaaacgTGATAAGTAGAAAATACTGTAAAATAGCCGGTTAGATttccaataaaattaaaatatatttcacacatataacatgattaaaaaagacaaataatatTACCTGATGTATGTCATAATTTGAGCTTTTTTCGCATGGCAAAACTTGAAAGAATACAATAAAACTGCATTTTTACACTCTCCAACTTTACACGGGAAAAATAGAGATGTGGAGGTTAGGTTTCACTGTGTTTTACTTTTGTGCAATAAGGAGGAGGAGTGTGAGTGAAATTGTTGAGTTattaatgtcataaattaaagCAGGCCTAAGAAGATAGGGTACCCTTAGATTTTACCTATCGATGAGAAACATTACTTTTGCAACTTATGTAATTGATGTATACAACTATGGTAATAGTAGAAATGCTGGTGACAATAGGTACAATCAAAGGATATTTAATCCGTGGCAATGCatgtaatttttcattttttttgtgtcaTATATTAGTGGTCCTGcgataataaatttgttttataatctTGTACATAATAAAATCCCTCATCTCTCGGTACTTTTGCATGTCCTGTACCATCAAGTCATTTTCTCACCAGCAATGTTATTGTTGTCTTATGAGGTGTATTAGTTGGTAAATTAAAAAGTACTCTTAAAATATGATGAACGTATAAACAAAAACAGAGTGGAAATTACTCTTATATTTacgttttattttctctcttcaaaATATGCTCATTTTCTGAGGCGTGTAGAAGGCACAATATATAAACTTTAGTTTTGTATGCAATGGAACCGCAGAAATCTAATACAAAGGAGTGTAGAAGATAAACGGTGTTACTTTATTTGTTTCTACTTACAACTTTTATCCTTTGTCCTTTCTCGCAGGTGTTTCAACCTTTTTTCTtctatcgtaaaaaaaaaaattaccatattttaaaaaaagttaattatgcttattagAATGTGATTTATCAACATTAGCCGAATCTTTTCTCTGCTAAGTTTACACTATACTGTAggatattaaattttactatatAGCATATTTTGTCTATTCTTTACCGTAAAGCTAAAGATATTAttgcaaaataataaaataagattttgaaggGGTCATTCAACTTGTTGAATCGCCTAGAAACTTCTACCAATTATCATATATAGTTGATAATTCTTTATACGTTCTGTCAGAAATTTCCTTCCTTAAACTCCACTCTGTCAGTTGCAACCGGACTGCATAGTTTATACTTTTATGTGCATGCAAAATTTCATATCATTGGATGCCACCTTGAccattctttatatatattgcTTTATTCCTTACTTTTTCTGCTTGATGGGGAGAACAACATGTTCATAATGCCTGAGCCACAAAAAGGAACCCTATCACTGAATCACTCATAACTAATTCAATCTTAAGGACCTTGCATTGCACACTATATCATATCATACCATACCACAAATCAAGCACTAACTCTCATTACACATTGATCAATTTGGGGGTCCCACATGACAACTAAAGCTAATGATATTAATCTCTTTTTTCctcacatatttaatttattactgaGAGAAAAAAAACCATACATTATATTAAGTTCAGTGTCAGTCCACAACAATAGGAGTCTTCCATTTTGAGCCATTGCTTCTCAAAGAAACAAATGCACCACTGCAATATTAATGTATTTTCCTTCCATATTTGCTTAGTGATTAAATTGGTTTTAACTCTCTTTGCAGCTACCCTACCTACACCCCTGATTATGGGTACcaccaagtaagcatatttttttttctcctccctccaatcaatcaattaattagaACATGTAATTTTTCGTTAATGATGTCAGGGTTGGTTACTAATAATGGAGAACAGTTGTATAACATTGGTTTAATGATTGATTGTGCAATGTTTTGTGTTGAGCACAGGCCACGATGTATAACCCACAAATTCAGCAACCACAATACTACCACCAACAACTCTATGGACCATCATCTTCCACCATGGGTTCCCCTTATTACTATGGCTATTCTGTGCAAGCACCAAGGGGCACATTCTCTTCAACCCAACCACATCGCTTACCAGCTGGACCCTCCTATCTATACTACCCCACACCCATGGAAGGCTCTTTCCCTGCTTATCGTCCTCCACCTCAATTGCAACAACTTCCAATAAGGCAACCCCCTTCTTCCCCTAGTGGTACTTTTTCTTATCTCTTCtctaataagttaatttaattcaaatttaagagTTTAGCAGATATATATGGTCAATGTTAAAGTTTTTACAccattgttcaataaaaaaaatttatttttagaatattttttaaaaaattattataaaaattatcaaatttatcaTATGTCAACAAATGTCTAcctcaattaataaaattaagttatggTAAACATCTTCATACTAAAATTTAACTTTCtcattgaatatatttttttaacaagaatGCATGTTGATTCTAAGTTTAATTACCCTTTTGATATTGAATATTCATGATGTCTAATTTATATGTGTGTCACTTAAATATATGCTTACACACATGGCCACACAGGAGAGTGGGGTGAAAGAGAGAGGTGCACAGagatttatgaattatgatgcACTTACTGACACacaatatatattatgatttggCTGTAACATGTGGCCATAGGGGTCCACATGGGCAACCCCAGCCCCATGTGAATGAGCTGTCTCGGTTGTGCCATGAACCGTATAATGCATGGGTCAATGTGGAAGAAAGTCATGACAGAGGGAGAGGGTCATCATGTAAAGTAACAGTGAATGCATGTGGTTtcagtaggaaaaaaaaaatattgtggtgGTTAAATTGTTTAAAGAACCAGTCAAATGGTCTTGCATTCATGCATTGGCCCACAGTGCATGTCACATACTACCACTGCTGtaagtttttaatattaaacgaATACAGTAACCAAaacaaattaagttattttttcgATCTTCAGCTAGATCAACCTCTAATTGTTTTGCAATTTCTTACCCTTTTTTAGTACAACTTGTGCTACAAAATTCTatgtattttctgttttcagtcgagaaagaaaacaaaattggatgaatttttatctaattagtCATAAAAACATCACAGATGAAAATATATTACAACTCCCTTATACTATTTTGTTTGCTGTTACCATATGAAAATGAGTTGAAGTTAAATTTGTGTTTTATCAAACAACTAGAGAAAATCAAACTGTACTATCTCActgtattttaattaagttaccaatttttggaattttcatttttcacttcTCCTCCAACAAATTAACACACACTAATATGTAAGGTCCTCTTA
This region includes:
- the LOC114381138 gene encoding RNA-binding protein 38-like is translated as MAYPHYRSQFGDTTFTKVFVGGLAWETPTEEMRKYFEQFGDILEAVIITDKNTGKSKGYGFVTFRDPESARRACTDPNPVIDGRRANCNIASLGRPRPSPPRGRGTFQGGGAPGTTAASYGGVPAAGPPPALAPPPPPLVYPPYGYPTYTPDYGYHQATMYNPQIQQPQYYHQQLYGPSSSTMGSPYYYGYSVQAPRGTFSSTQPHRLPAGPSYLYYPTPMEGSFPAYRPPPQLQQLPIRQPPSSPSDSQTQQRTSSETAGGVVITSESSNTQGRN